The proteins below are encoded in one region of Deltaproteobacteria bacterium:
- a CDS encoding VWA domain-containing protein, which produces MIQEPSLPYLFAHPETVSVTVAQPWMLLLLAAAPLLIYLGRRRARVARWLRAAAFSLVTLSLAGLALTTRLPSDRLSLVAAVDVSTSIDETGRQWEQRYLSELARALGPEDELAVVAFAREASVIRPPSAPSPVEGLPRLLAGEAAATDIARGLDASLALFAPDTERRLVLLSDGLETRGNTAAPIARARRSGVHVSVAVPAHQTHRDVALERVSMASVVGEGAIFPLRVIARNYARPGPALLTLFADDQALGSETVTLQTGLNTIEIPYRLTGAGSHHLRADLHAPDDDIPGNNQRDATVTVLGKTRALLITAEPHSPLASVLARKDIETEVRPPARFPDRLDELLGYHCVIIQDAVANGFDSKRLALLERYVRDFGGGLIVVGGDRTYGDAGFKHTVLEQLLPITLEPRRPQHTEREPMGLFVLIDRSNSMGYNSRIRTLRDGEKLRYAREAALAVIHQLKDHDLVGVAAFDSQPFELAPLRSLRENRASLEETIPRLSEGGGTDFYDALESARAQLVASRVGTRHIILLTDGDTNRGASDHYPLIAALASAGISVTTIRIGDDTVNMQLLTDISGQTGGQFYHVENVETLPELMLRDTTEKLAQAPHQDRHFLAQFGAPSQLLRGVEAKDVPALSGYAFAKLKPGAEAPLWVLTRDRKDPLLADWQYGLGRVTAFTAGLMDDAETWVGWPGFGKFWSQAVHWSVRDQTPWDYALTVTRREGITQLTVRTFDGSDDSTMLARLHVSDENTLDIALVPAAPGQFAGRVPNVPGGRYPLTILKRRGERDVNQRMTLVTIPSADEPAHEERYAPTADTALLTRITEATGGLMNPTVRELVARKAGSRELIHGLDYLLIPLAMALFLADVAVRRMTQPPQV; this is translated from the coding sequence ATGATTCAGGAACCCAGCCTGCCATATCTGTTCGCGCATCCGGAAACCGTCAGCGTGACGGTCGCGCAGCCGTGGATGCTGCTGTTGCTCGCCGCGGCTCCGCTGCTCATCTACCTTGGACGGCGGCGCGCGCGAGTCGCGCGTTGGTTGCGGGCGGCGGCGTTCTCGCTCGTGACGCTGAGTTTGGCGGGGCTCGCACTGACGACGCGCCTGCCGAGCGATCGGCTCTCGCTGGTCGCGGCGGTTGACGTGTCGACCAGCATCGATGAAACCGGGCGCCAGTGGGAGCAACGATATCTGAGTGAACTGGCGCGCGCGCTCGGACCCGAGGACGAACTGGCGGTGGTCGCCTTTGCGCGCGAAGCCAGCGTGATACGGCCCCCGAGCGCACCGAGTCCAGTCGAAGGGTTGCCACGCCTGCTCGCCGGCGAAGCCGCCGCAACCGACATCGCCCGCGGGCTCGATGCGAGTCTGGCCCTGTTCGCGCCCGACACGGAACGCCGTCTTGTCCTACTCAGCGACGGCCTCGAGACTCGCGGCAACACTGCTGCACCGATTGCCCGCGCGCGGCGCAGCGGCGTGCATGTCTCGGTCGCGGTGCCAGCGCACCAAACCCATCGCGATGTCGCCCTCGAGCGGGTCTCGATGGCGTCGGTCGTCGGCGAAGGCGCGATCTTTCCGCTGCGCGTGATTGCCCGTAACTACGCACGCCCTGGGCCGGCGTTGCTCACGCTGTTCGCCGACGATCAGGCGCTCGGCAGCGAGACCGTCACCTTGCAAACTGGACTTAACACGATTGAGATTCCGTATCGTCTCACGGGCGCCGGCAGCCATCACCTACGTGCCGATTTGCACGCACCCGACGACGACATTCCCGGCAACAATCAGCGCGACGCCACGGTGACGGTGCTCGGGAAAACGCGCGCGCTACTGATCACGGCCGAGCCGCATTCGCCGCTCGCCTCGGTTCTGGCGCGCAAAGATATCGAAACCGAGGTGCGGCCACCGGCACGTTTTCCCGATCGCCTCGACGAGCTGCTCGGCTACCACTGCGTGATCATTCAAGATGCCGTGGCGAATGGCTTCGATAGCAAGCGGCTGGCACTGCTTGAGCGCTACGTGCGCGACTTCGGTGGCGGACTGATTGTCGTTGGCGGCGACCGCACCTACGGCGATGCCGGTTTCAAACACACGGTGCTGGAGCAACTGTTACCGATCACCCTCGAACCGCGACGGCCGCAGCACACCGAGCGCGAGCCGATGGGGTTGTTCGTCCTGATCGATCGTTCCAACAGCATGGGGTACAACAGCCGCATCCGCACGCTGCGCGACGGCGAAAAGCTGCGCTACGCGCGCGAAGCGGCGCTGGCGGTCATTCATCAGCTCAAGGATCACGACCTGGTCGGGGTCGCGGCGTTCGACTCGCAACCGTTCGAACTGGCGCCGTTGCGCTCGCTGCGCGAAAACCGCGCATCGCTTGAAGAGACCATCCCTCGCCTCTCCGAGGGCGGGGGCACCGACTTTTACGACGCGCTCGAATCGGCGCGGGCGCAACTGGTCGCGTCGCGGGTCGGCACCCGCCACATCATCTTGCTCACCGATGGTGACACCAATCGCGGCGCGTCGGATCACTACCCCTTGATCGCCGCGCTGGCGTCAGCCGGCATCAGCGTCACCACGATTCGGATCGGTGACGATACCGTGAACATGCAGCTCCTCACAGATATTTCGGGGCAGACTGGCGGCCAGTTCTATCACGTCGAGAACGTCGAAACGCTGCCCGAGTTGATGCTGCGCGATACCACCGAGAAGCTCGCGCAAGCGCCGCACCAGGATCGTCACTTCCTGGCGCAGTTCGGCGCGCCGAGTCAGTTGCTGCGCGGGGTCGAGGCGAAAGACGTACCGGCGCTGAGCGGGTACGCGTTCGCCAAGCTCAAGCCGGGCGCGGAAGCGCCGCTCTGGGTGCTGACGCGCGATCGCAAAGACCCGCTGTTGGCGGATTGGCAGTACGGGCTCGGCCGTGTCACCGCGTTCACCGCCGGCCTGATGGATGACGCGGAAACCTGGGTCGGCTGGCCGGGCTTTGGAAAATTTTGGTCGCAAGCGGTGCATTGGAGCGTGCGCGATCAAACGCCGTGGGACTACGCGCTCACGGTGACTCGGCGTGAGGGCATCACGCAACTGACGGTGCGCACGTTCGACGGGAGTGACGACAGTACGATGCTCGCGCGCTTGCATGTGAGCGACGAAAATACACTCGACATCGCGCTGGTGCCGGCGGCACCCGGGCAGTTTGCGGGGCGCGTGCCGAACGTGCCGGGCGGTCGCTATCCGCTCACGATCCTGAAACGCCGGGGCGAGCGCGATGTGAATC
- a CDS encoding VWA domain-containing protein, which translates to MGLLNPGALIFASLYIVLVLLYLWERIRRRVEIPSLLLWQTVADDVVQARKFRPDLLFFLQVLLLAALIAGLARPYLSDGRAITAARRHVYILDTSASMQAREGRTTRFEAARSELRRRLEALPVTDEVMLITAAAHPETIADFTRDRSMLLRALENTVPTDTGTELELALAVAAGARQRTDAFTDVMVFTDQSPSHLSPRWRDEATLVPFGESDANLAITGLQIFQGRFQDARAARANVVVQNFSHREGHGMLTVRLNDTPVTQTGFSIPPRDVRAFLVPNFPGSGRVVAQLDAQIDGDDALAADNVALGWIRPLALTRVLVVSLATPLVDELTTVARATAGLQLMTLTPEAYAAQAKTAGFDNYDVVIFHRVVPDTAPATAALYIYPPTDNPLFAIGGDVHGVEVLDWNDQHEAVGALHPLATMPIQHARAILPAEWWEPLLFSRTLEREFPLALAGEQHGHRVACITFDLEAERLLSSDNVSFLLFFLNLVNWLAPPPVDVTTTTTGSVLPIAGLPSLPTTAVDPHGRHLALGDGAHASLEALSAGEYRISTDGTTRTVYANFFDPIESDIGRADKEPLVRTAATTAQPEKTARPAPGAEFGWWLVAAAAAVLLTEWVVAMRRAERAA; encoded by the coding sequence ATGGGCTTGCTGAATCCTGGCGCGCTGATCTTCGCGTCACTCTACATCGTCCTGGTGTTGCTCTACCTGTGGGAGCGCATTCGGCGGCGCGTCGAGATCCCCTCGTTGTTGTTGTGGCAGACGGTGGCCGACGATGTGGTGCAGGCGCGCAAGTTTCGCCCGGACCTGCTCTTCTTCCTGCAAGTGCTGTTGCTGGCCGCGTTGATCGCGGGGCTCGCGCGCCCGTATCTGAGTGACGGCCGCGCGATCACCGCCGCGCGTCGGCACGTCTACATTCTCGATACCTCCGCGAGCATGCAGGCGCGCGAAGGCCGCACGACGCGTTTCGAGGCGGCGCGCAGCGAATTGCGCCGCCGACTCGAAGCGCTGCCCGTCACCGACGAAGTCATGCTCATCACCGCCGCCGCGCATCCGGAAACCATCGCCGACTTCACTCGCGACCGCAGCATGCTGTTACGCGCCTTGGAGAACACCGTCCCCACGGACACCGGCACCGAACTCGAACTCGCGCTCGCGGTCGCTGCGGGCGCGCGCCAGCGCACCGACGCGTTCACCGACGTGATGGTATTCACGGATCAGTCGCCGAGCCATCTGTCGCCGCGTTGGCGCGACGAGGCGACGCTGGTTCCATTCGGCGAGAGCGACGCCAACCTCGCCATCACCGGCCTGCAGATCTTCCAGGGCCGCTTCCAAGACGCGCGCGCCGCCCGCGCCAACGTGGTGGTGCAGAACTTCTCGCATCGCGAGGGCCACGGCATGTTGACCGTTCGGCTCAACGACACGCCGGTGACGCAGACCGGCTTCAGTATCCCTCCCCGTGACGTGCGTGCATTCTTGGTCCCGAATTTCCCCGGCTCGGGTCGTGTCGTGGCGCAGTTGGACGCTCAGATCGATGGCGACGACGCGCTCGCCGCCGACAACGTTGCGCTCGGCTGGATTCGACCGCTCGCGCTCACGCGCGTGCTCGTGGTCTCGCTCGCCACGCCGCTGGTCGATGAGTTGACGACCGTGGCGCGCGCGACGGCGGGTCTGCAGCTCATGACACTGACACCGGAGGCGTACGCGGCACAAGCGAAAACGGCGGGGTTCGACAACTATGATGTCGTGATCTTCCACCGCGTCGTCCCCGACACCGCCCCGGCCACGGCCGCGCTCTACATCTATCCGCCGACCGACAACCCGCTGTTTGCCATCGGCGGCGATGTCCACGGCGTCGAAGTGCTCGATTGGAATGATCAACATGAAGCGGTCGGCGCCTTGCACCCGCTGGCGACCATGCCGATCCAGCACGCGCGGGCAATTCTACCCGCCGAATGGTGGGAGCCGCTGTTGTTTTCGCGCACACTCGAGCGGGAGTTTCCGCTTGCCCTCGCAGGCGAGCAGCACGGTCATCGTGTCGCTTGCATCACCTTCGACCTCGAAGCTGAGCGGCTGCTCAGCAGTGACAACGTCAGCTTTCTGCTGTTCTTCCTCAACCTGGTGAACTGGCTCGCGCCTCCGCCGGTGGACGTGACCACGACTACGACGGGCAGTGTACTGCCGATTGCCGGCTTGCCGTCGTTGCCGACAACCGCTGTCGATCCGCACGGCCGGCATCTCGCTCTCGGCGACGGCGCGCATGCGAGTCTCGAAGCGCTCAGCGCTGGCGAGTACCGCATCAGCACCGACGGCACCACGCGCACGGTGTACGCAAACTTCTTCGACCCGATAGAGTCGGATATTGGCCGAGCGGACAAGGAGCCGCTGGTGCGAACGGCGGCCACCACCGCGCAGCCCGAGAAGACCGCGCGACCAGCGCCTGGTGCCGAGTTCGGCTGGTGGCTGGTTGCCGCCGCTGCGGCAGTGCTGCTGACTGAGTGGGTAGTGGCGATGCGGCGGGCGGAGCGGGCCGCATGA
- a CDS encoding DUF58 domain-containing protein: MPRAGSSAERLRGLLAAFNSAPTAPASAGLAEVLQPVFLKKLDRLQLRVRHSLATRPGNTPMPHGTQPSGIELANYKAYHPGDDLRYLDWNAYGRLDQLLIKTFRAEREAALHVFIDCSASMAAPVADRKFEFAIGLAASLAYISLRHNDPVRCVALSADGGRGFRASPWFRHRDMIGQVRDYLMSLHTAGATTLAEGVSDYAGHARVPGVAVVVSDFLVEPARYEAALRGLVGRGWTVGALRLLGPGERDPAQVFRRGRLRDSETGVERVITLTPTNRQRYESALQLHLDALQTWCRRHEVYFATVDPQAGLEHALFDTLPGMGMLR; this comes from the coding sequence ATGCCGCGCGCCGGCTCCAGCGCTGAGCGCTTGCGCGGCCTGCTTGCAGCGTTCAACTCCGCGCCGACGGCGCCCGCCTCCGCCGGGCTTGCCGAGGTGCTGCAGCCCGTTTTTCTGAAAAAGCTCGATCGGTTGCAACTGCGCGTCCGTCACAGCTTGGCCACCCGTCCGGGCAACACGCCCATGCCGCACGGGACCCAGCCGTCGGGTATCGAGCTGGCCAACTACAAGGCGTATCATCCGGGCGACGATCTGCGTTACCTCGACTGGAACGCGTACGGGCGCCTCGATCAGTTGCTGATCAAGACCTTTCGCGCGGAGCGCGAAGCGGCGCTGCATGTGTTCATCGACTGCAGTGCGTCGATGGCCGCGCCGGTCGCTGATCGAAAGTTTGAGTTCGCGATTGGCCTCGCCGCCAGTCTCGCCTACATCAGCTTGCGCCACAACGATCCGGTGCGATGCGTTGCACTGTCGGCGGACGGTGGACGTGGTTTCCGCGCCTCGCCGTGGTTTCGTCATCGCGACATGATCGGCCAGGTGCGCGACTACCTCATGAGCTTGCACACGGCCGGCGCGACGACATTGGCGGAAGGGGTAAGCGACTACGCCGGTCATGCGCGCGTACCCGGCGTCGCCGTGGTGGTGTCGGACTTTCTTGTCGAACCCGCGCGCTACGAGGCGGCGCTGCGCGGATTGGTCGGGCGTGGCTGGACCGTCGGGGCGTTGCGCCTACTGGGTCCGGGCGAGCGCGATCCGGCGCAGGTCTTTCGGCGTGGACGACTCCGCGACAGCGAAACCGGTGTCGAACGCGTGATCACGCTCACACCCACCAACCGCCAACGCTATGAAAGCGCGCTGCAGCTCCACCTCGATGCGTTGCAGACCTGGTGCCGCCGCCATGAAGTCTACTTCGCCACCGTCGATCCGCAGGCAGGACTCGAACACGCGCTGTTCGACACGTTGCCAGGAATGGGCATGCTGCGATGA
- a CDS encoding MoxR family ATPase, which produces MSVANSRRQVEEFQSTFQQIRDEMERVIVGHRGILEQILITFFAGGHVLIEGVPGTGKTLIVRSLAEVLNLRFSRIQFTVDLMPADITGTRMVMEVDGRREFAFIEGPVFSHVLLADEINRATPKTQSALLEAMAELQVTVAGTTYRLLPPFFVLATLNPIEMEGTYALPEAQLDRFFFKVRLAYPNAEEMQRIIGTTTTAEIPTVRPLFDPTDAPARIEGLKALVRQVLIAPHLEQYAATLVRATVPSGSKFAPAGGSGLPPDERIARYVSFGSSPRGGQALLLGAKVRALLDGRVNVTFDDIDQVAVPALNHRLVLNFAAEADGVDAGNLIEGIVHAARRLQR; this is translated from the coding sequence ATGAGCGTCGCCAACAGCCGCCGCCAGGTCGAGGAGTTTCAATCGACCTTCCAACAGATCCGCGATGAGATGGAGCGGGTCATCGTCGGCCATCGCGGCATCCTCGAACAGATTCTGATCACGTTCTTCGCTGGCGGACACGTGCTCATCGAAGGTGTCCCCGGCACCGGCAAGACGCTGATCGTACGCTCGCTTGCCGAGGTGTTGAACCTGCGCTTCAGTCGCATTCAGTTTACCGTCGATCTGATGCCCGCCGACATCACCGGCACGCGCATGGTGATGGAAGTCGACGGTCGCCGCGAGTTCGCCTTCATCGAAGGGCCGGTCTTTTCGCACGTCCTCCTCGCCGACGAGATCAACCGCGCGACACCGAAGACGCAGTCCGCGCTGCTCGAAGCGATGGCCGAGTTGCAGGTGACGGTGGCCGGGACGACCTATCGGCTATTGCCACCGTTCTTCGTGCTGGCCACGCTCAACCCGATCGAGATGGAAGGTACCTACGCGTTGCCCGAGGCGCAGCTCGATCGCTTCTTCTTCAAAGTGCGGTTGGCGTATCCGAACGCCGAGGAAATGCAGCGCATCATCGGAACGACCACGACCGCGGAGATTCCCACGGTGCGGCCGCTGTTCGACCCCACCGACGCGCCGGCGCGCATCGAAGGCTTGAAGGCGCTGGTGCGCCAAGTGTTGATTGCGCCGCACCTCGAGCAATACGCGGCAACTCTGGTGCGCGCGACCGTGCCGTCAGGCTCGAAGTTTGCGCCCGCTGGTGGCAGCGGTCTGCCGCCCGATGAGCGCATCGCGCGCTACGTGAGCTTTGGATCGAGTCCACGTGGCGGACAGGCGTTGCTGCTCGGCGCCAAGGTACGCGCGCTGCTCGATGGGCGGGTGAACGTCACTTTCGACGATATCGACCAAGTCGCGGTGCCCGCGCTCAATCATCGGCTGGTGCTCAACTTCGCCGCCGAAGCCGATGGCGTCGATGCGGGCAATTTGATCGAGGGCATCGTTCATGCCGCGCGCCGGCTCCAGCGCTGA
- the yqeC gene encoding putative selenium-dependent hydroxylase accessory protein YqeC, translating to MLLREALAIDDHDIVAVIGAGGKTSAVRRLAVEFHQLRRRVLVLSTTKIEAQRGAIDTQLCDSLATACAAARSRRAGDLPLLIVTEQLPTRLRGVPVDWVAPLAAWADVTLVQADGAGRRSFKAPAAHEPVIPAQATLVAAVAGIDAIGKPIDERHMHRPERVAEFAGVALGTPLTIDAAARVLLHPRGGFRDVSPATRRAIVLNRVDGQPELDIASSLTAAIRTHAAILVIATALQSPDPVRAVWGG from the coding sequence ATGCTACTGCGAGAAGCTCTAGCAATCGACGACCACGACATCGTCGCCGTCATCGGCGCCGGTGGTAAGACCAGCGCAGTGCGACGGCTCGCGGTCGAGTTCCATCAGTTGCGGCGCCGAGTGTTGGTGCTCAGCACCACCAAGATCGAGGCTCAGCGGGGCGCCATCGACACACAGTTGTGCGATTCGCTCGCCACGGCGTGTGCGGCGGCTCGGAGTCGCCGCGCTGGCGATCTACCGCTCTTGATCGTTACGGAACAGCTCCCGACTCGACTGCGCGGCGTACCGGTCGATTGGGTGGCACCGCTCGCCGCGTGGGCGGATGTTACTCTGGTGCAGGCCGACGGGGCCGGGCGTCGGTCCTTCAAAGCGCCGGCGGCGCACGAACCAGTGATTCCAGCGCAAGCGACGCTGGTCGCCGCCGTGGCCGGGATCGACGCGATCGGGAAGCCGATCGACGAACGCCACATGCATCGCCCCGAGCGGGTCGCGGAGTTCGCCGGCGTTGCGTTGGGCACGCCGTTGACCATCGATGCTGCCGCGCGCGTGCTGCTGCATCCTCGCGGCGGCTTCCGCGATGTGTCACCGGCGACGCGACGAGCGATTGTGCTCAATAGAGTGGACGGTCAACCCGAGTTGGATATCGCCAGCTCATTGACGGCCGCGATTCGCACCCATGCGGCGATCCTGGTGATCGCAACGGCGCTGCAATCGCCTGATCCGGTCCGCGCGGTGTGGGGAGGCTGA
- a CDS encoding response regulator transcription factor: protein MARILVADCSDPDFSTALAKVLALKGFGTVATACGTAEAVWMQILAEPPDLLLIDRRVGAEILTKLRATPRAQAVRVLVIDSNYKHGHEVPGADGYIQSPAPPHAYIQAVRDALAT, encoded by the coding sequence ATGGCGCGCATACTCGTTGCGGATTGCAGCGATCCAGATTTCAGTACGGCACTAGCCAAGGTGCTCGCGCTCAAAGGTTTCGGTACGGTGGCCACGGCGTGTGGTACGGCCGAGGCCGTGTGGATGCAGATCCTCGCCGAGCCTCCCGACTTGCTCCTCATTGACAGGCGCGTCGGCGCGGAAATTCTTACGAAGCTGCGGGCAACGCCGCGCGCTCAAGCGGTCCGCGTGTTGGTGATCGATAGCAACTACAAACATGGGCACGAGGTGCCCGGTGCCGATGGCTACATCCAGAGCCCCGCGCCGCCGCATGCCTACATCCAAGCCGTCCGCGATGCCTTGGCCACCTGA
- a CDS encoding carboxypeptidase regulatory-like domain-containing protein, with protein MKRTLLLVVSLGLLLALRALAAETGVFDGFVVDAGGAPVEGAMVTATSRGLQRGTTVYTTANGAFRLPPLEAGAYDVRVRRLGYQDVVQQGLDLHDGTQRLRLALTPETDPNELAWQLPSSLWMPLLLAELSSDEKREEFTRQCTFCHQQGSWATRVPRSAEDWDKIFKLMARMGGVISPALRAELPHAFNTAYAEASYQQPLMQARFTAPAAPRNAAAVITEWDIGHPASMQHDITVHPDGTIYSVDTNQDQLYRLDPRTNERKAWDIPRGDSPLGGVFGTAGALIAPNSNAHVAPHSLQVAPDGSVWITLCLGNKVARFDPKTEQWQIMPQKEGLYPHTLRFDHQGRAWYTLAVSNHVGMIDPKTGEQRTIRLPARTWGQALTVRVVPWFLWASKYVSMGDTSSGEGVNLPVPYGIDIAPDGGVWFSQLNERRIGRIDPSNDAITLIDTPFPGPRRLRFDSQGNLWIPGFSAGLIARYNLSSGEFKTWKLPIGGVETPYALNVDRHTDTIWICGTNSDTLMRLDPASEQFTVFPLPTRVTYTREIDFDDAGGVWTSNSNFPTWQIEGPGPKIIRLQPNAAPAPDGLQARRD; from the coding sequence ATGAAACGCACGCTGCTGCTGGTGGTGAGTCTCGGGTTGTTACTCGCGCTGCGCGCGCTCGCAGCGGAGACGGGAGTATTCGATGGCTTTGTGGTCGATGCCGGCGGCGCGCCGGTCGAAGGCGCGATGGTCACCGCCACAAGTCGCGGTTTGCAGCGCGGCACGACCGTCTACACGACGGCGAACGGAGCGTTCCGCTTACCCCCGCTCGAGGCGGGCGCGTACGATGTCCGCGTCCGCCGCCTCGGCTACCAGGATGTCGTGCAGCAAGGACTCGATCTGCATGACGGTACGCAGCGGTTGCGGCTGGCGCTGACGCCCGAGACGGATCCCAACGAACTTGCGTGGCAACTGCCATCGAGCCTGTGGATGCCGTTGCTGCTGGCCGAGTTGTCGAGCGACGAGAAGCGCGAGGAGTTCACCCGCCAATGCACCTTCTGCCATCAGCAAGGCAGTTGGGCGACGCGCGTACCACGCAGCGCCGAGGACTGGGACAAGATCTTCAAACTGATGGCGCGCATGGGCGGCGTCATCTCGCCCGCGCTGCGTGCCGAATTGCCGCACGCCTTCAACACGGCGTATGCCGAGGCGAGCTACCAGCAGCCGCTGATGCAAGCGCGCTTCACCGCCCCGGCGGCGCCGCGCAATGCCGCGGCGGTGATCACCGAGTGGGACATCGGCCATCCGGCCTCGATGCAACACGACATCACCGTGCATCCGGACGGCACCATCTACTCGGTGGATACGAACCAGGATCAACTCTACCGTTTGGATCCGCGCACCAATGAGCGGAAAGCGTGGGACATCCCGCGCGGCGACTCGCCGCTCGGTGGTGTGTTCGGCACCGCCGGTGCGTTGATCGCGCCCAACAGCAACGCCCACGTCGCGCCGCACAGCCTGCAAGTCGCTCCCGACGGATCGGTGTGGATCACGCTCTGTTTGGGCAACAAGGTCGCGCGCTTCGATCCCAAGACCGAGCAGTGGCAGATCATGCCGCAGAAGGAAGGCTTGTACCCGCACACGCTGCGCTTCGATCATCAAGGACGTGCTTGGTACACGCTCGCGGTGAGCAACCACGTCGGCATGATCGATCCCAAGACCGGTGAGCAGCGCACCATTCGGCTGCCGGCCCGGACCTGGGGCCAGGCGCTCACGGTGCGCGTCGTGCCCTGGTTTCTGTGGGCCAGCAAGTACGTCTCGATGGGTGACACCTCAAGCGGTGAAGGCGTCAATCTCCCGGTCCCGTACGGCATCGACATCGCGCCCGACGGCGGGGTATGGTTCAGCCAACTCAACGAGCGCCGCATCGGCCGCATCGATCCCAGCAACGACGCGATCACGCTCATCGACACGCCGTTCCCGGGGCCACGCCGGTTGCGGTTCGACTCGCAGGGCAATCTGTGGATTCCCGGCTTCAGCGCCGGCCTGATCGCGCGCTACAACCTCAGCAGCGGAGAATTCAAGACGTGGAAGCTGCCGATCGGCGGCGTCGAAACTCCCTACGCGCTCAATGTCGACCGCCACACCGATACGATCTGGATCTGCGGGACCAACTCCGACACCTTGATGCGTCTCGATCCGGCGAGCGAACAATTCACCGTGTTCCCGCTGCCGACCCGGGTGACGTACACGCGCGAGATCGACTTCGACGATGCCGGAGGGGTGTGGACGTCGAACTCGAACTTCCCCACCTGGCAGATCGAGGGGCCGGGTCCGAAGATCATTCGCCTGCAGCCCAACGCCGCACCGGCGCCGGACGGCTTGCAGGCGCGCCGCGATTGA
- a CDS encoding VOC family protein yields MVTGIDHIGIFVRDLDASLRFYTQTLGLAATPIESRSEPPIRMAYVQAGSVRLELIEASDPAQTMIRYLPRQEPGIYHVGLRVDDVDADFAALQQRGVATIDTVREGDAMRVAFLHPDAAGGVLIELVTRKDEHA; encoded by the coding sequence TTGGTCACCGGCATCGACCACATCGGCATCTTCGTGCGTGACCTGGACGCGTCGTTGCGCTTCTACACGCAGACGCTGGGGCTGGCGGCGACGCCGATCGAGTCGCGCAGCGAGCCCCCGATCCGCATGGCCTACGTGCAGGCCGGCAGCGTACGGTTGGAGCTGATCGAGGCGTCCGATCCGGCGCAAACAATGATTCGCTATCTGCCGCGACAGGAGCCGGGCATCTACCACGTCGGCCTCCGCGTGGATGACGTCGATGCCGACTTTGCGGCTCTTCAACAGCGCGGCGTGGCGACGATCGACACCGTACGTGAAGGCGACGCGATGCGCGTGGCGTTTCTCCACCCCGATGCGGCAGGCGGTGTGCTGATCGAGTTGGTGACGCGGAAGGATGAACACGCATAA
- a CDS encoding Trp biosynthesis-associated membrane protein — protein MARACKVVGVLLIAIGVAVAVSFATLMVRDDDYAKKELIVARNPTNDVYKLEFGFAQIRRGFHLVSVAGGVLLTLNGATLVLLGSVAGRAGRS, from the coding sequence ATGGCCAGAGCGTGCAAGGTCGTCGGCGTCTTGTTGATCGCGATTGGTGTGGCGGTCGCGGTTTCCTTCGCCACGCTGATGGTTCGCGATGACGACTACGCCAAGAAGGAACTCATCGTTGCCCGTAATCCGACCAACGACGTGTACAAACTCGAATTCGGTTTCGCCCAGATCCGGCGTGGGTTTCACTTGGTCTCGGTGGCGGGCGGCGTGTTGCTCACGCTCAATGGGGCGACGCTCGTATTGCTCGGTTCGGTCGCCGGGCGCGCGGGTCGTTCTTGA